From a single Candidatus Sulfotelmatobacter sp. genomic region:
- a CDS encoding prepilin-type N-terminal cleavage/methylation domain-containing protein — MKLSKREPGRGFTLVEATVAMAIGLIVLASIVSLFKTAMNSTMLMTQRAETQQNMRGAMDLMVKDISMAGAGLPSGGIQLPVGAVTKFGCDQTGTCHVATHAYPTGNYMYGIIPGYTNGVEGGAVIPAAPTAINDSITSIYCDYNFPLFEYTVTFQSPYVNQITLAPATGFTPPAINSNGGIQVGDLIMLSNTAGTEVGEVTTLNATTITFAALDPLNFNVAAGANTVASISGGSNTVAYRLYAVTYYLTVPGAGQTPRLMRQVNGLTPVPVADDIINLQFAYDIYNSTTNALDADEPNPLGVGDSPNNMQKINIIVMGESMLTNGNKSQNMYLATGVSARNMAFRNRYQ, encoded by the coding sequence ATGAAACTGTCAAAACGAGAACCGGGACGAGGCTTCACGCTGGTGGAAGCGACTGTTGCCATGGCCATTGGCTTGATCGTGCTGGCGTCTATCGTCAGCCTGTTCAAGACGGCGATGAACTCCACCATGCTGATGACGCAACGGGCAGAAACTCAGCAGAACATGCGCGGCGCTATGGATCTGATGGTCAAGGACATCAGCATGGCTGGAGCCGGTCTGCCATCGGGGGGAATCCAGTTGCCGGTGGGAGCGGTGACCAAGTTCGGTTGCGATCAAACCGGCACCTGCCATGTCGCCACTCACGCTTACCCGACTGGCAACTATATGTACGGCATCATTCCCGGATACACCAATGGGGTTGAGGGCGGCGCGGTCATTCCGGCTGCGCCGACGGCGATTAACGACAGCATCACCAGCATTTACTGCGACTACAACTTTCCTTTGTTTGAATACACCGTGACTTTCCAGTCGCCGTACGTCAATCAGATCACTCTGGCGCCGGCGACAGGATTCACTCCTCCCGCCATCAATTCAAACGGCGGCATTCAGGTCGGCGACCTGATTATGCTCAGCAATACCGCCGGCACAGAGGTGGGTGAAGTTACCACCCTTAACGCGACCACCATCACTTTTGCGGCACTGGATCCGCTCAATTTCAATGTAGCCGCCGGGGCCAATACCGTCGCATCGATTTCCGGCGGATCGAATACGGTCGCGTACCGGCTGTACGCGGTGACGTACTACTTGACGGTTCCGGGGGCCGGGCAGACTCCGCGCCTGATGCGCCAGGTCAACGGGCTCACGCCGGTTCCCGTGGCCGACGACATCATCAACCTGCAATTTGCCTACGACATTTACAACTCGACGACCAACGCGCTCGATGCCGACGAGCCCAACCCCCTCGGAGTAGGGGACTCTCCCAACAACATGCAAAAGATCAACATCATTGTCATGGGAGAAAGCATGCTGACCAACGGAAACAAATCCCAGAACATGTATCTGGCGACGGGAGTCAGCGCCCGCAACATGGCATTTCGTAATCGGTATCAGTAA